One segment of Micromonospora sp. M71_S20 DNA contains the following:
- a CDS encoding carbohydrate ABC transporter permease, translating to MIGTSLKSQEEIVNNIGLLPNEFTPGNYADGWTNFDFSFGRFFLNSAMVSLLTVIGNGVSCLLAAYAFARLRFRLRGVWFAVMIGTLLLPGHVLIVPQYILFRSLGLVGGDWPYLPLLIPQFLATEAFFVFLMVQFMRGIPRELDEAAKIDGANAFGIFRHVILPLSRPALVTTAIFSFIWTWNDFFRQLVFLSDLEDYTVPVALTLFIDSTSQSAVGPMFAMSVLSLLPVFLFFVAFQRMLVEGINTSGLKG from the coding sequence ATGATCGGTACGTCCCTGAAGAGCCAGGAGGAGATCGTCAACAACATCGGCCTGCTGCCGAACGAGTTCACCCCCGGCAACTACGCCGACGGCTGGACGAACTTCGACTTCAGCTTCGGCCGGTTCTTCCTCAACAGCGCGATGGTCAGCCTGCTGACCGTGATCGGCAACGGCGTCTCCTGCCTGCTCGCCGCGTACGCCTTCGCGCGGCTGCGGTTCCGGCTGCGCGGCGTCTGGTTCGCCGTGATGATCGGGACGCTCCTGCTGCCCGGGCACGTGCTGATCGTGCCGCAGTACATCCTGTTCCGCAGCCTGGGCCTGGTGGGCGGCGACTGGCCGTACCTGCCGCTGCTGATCCCGCAGTTCCTGGCCACCGAGGCGTTCTTCGTGTTCCTGATGGTGCAGTTCATGCGGGGCATCCCGCGCGAACTCGACGAGGCCGCCAAGATCGACGGTGCCAACGCCTTCGGCATCTTCCGGCACGTGATCCTGCCGCTGAGCCGCCCGGCGCTGGTCACCACGGCGATCTTCTCGTTCATCTGGACCTGGAACGACTTCTTCCGCCAGCTCGTCTTCCTCTCCGACCTCGAGGACTACACGGTGCCGGTGGCGCTGACGCTGTTCATCGACTCGACGAGCCAGAGCGCCGTCGGCCCGATGTTCGCCATGTCGGTGCTGTCGCTGCTGCCGGTGTTCCTGTTCTTCGTGGCCTTCCAGCGGATGCTGGTGGAGGGCATCAACACCAGCGGACTCAAGGGATGA
- a CDS encoding enolase C-terminal domain-like protein, which produces MSVTVTAVNVHDVRFPTAAAGDGSDAINRGDYSASYVELRTDAGVTGAGFTFTNGRGNELTCAAIQALAHHVRGRTVEEIFADPVAFWRSLSADVQLRWLGPEKGVIHMATGALVNAVWDLRAKLAGKPMWQLLAELPTEELVASIDFHHITDALTPDEAAAILDKGLIGLDERRAGLERDGFPSYTTSVGWLGYPDDKVRALTRQAYADGWRAMKMKVGGPPADDLRRARIIREEIGPDALLMMDANQVWDVDEAITNMAALAEVDPYWIEEPTHADDILGHARIARAVTGLTDGRCRVATGEVAANRVIFKQLLQAEAIGVMQIDACRVGGVNEVLAEILMAAKFGVPICPHSGGVGLCEYVQHLAVFDYLRVGTSLDGRMVEYVDHLHEHFVDPVRTREGRYLLPQAPGYSSTMKPESIAEFRFPDGPVWR; this is translated from the coding sequence GTGAGTGTCACCGTCACCGCCGTAAACGTGCACGACGTGCGGTTCCCGACCGCCGCCGCCGGCGACGGATCGGACGCGATCAACCGGGGCGACTACTCGGCCAGCTACGTCGAGCTGCGCACCGACGCCGGCGTCACCGGGGCCGGGTTCACCTTCACCAACGGTCGCGGCAACGAGCTGACCTGCGCCGCGATCCAGGCCCTCGCGCACCACGTGCGGGGCCGCACCGTCGAGGAGATCTTCGCCGACCCGGTGGCGTTCTGGCGCTCGCTCAGCGCCGACGTGCAGCTGCGCTGGCTGGGCCCGGAGAAGGGGGTCATCCACATGGCCACCGGCGCGCTGGTCAACGCGGTCTGGGACCTGCGGGCCAAGCTGGCCGGCAAGCCGATGTGGCAACTGCTCGCCGAGCTGCCCACCGAGGAGTTGGTGGCCAGCATCGACTTCCACCACATCACGGACGCCCTCACCCCGGACGAGGCGGCGGCCATCCTCGACAAGGGGCTCATCGGGCTGGACGAGCGCCGCGCCGGGCTGGAGCGCGACGGGTTCCCCTCGTACACCACCTCCGTGGGGTGGCTGGGCTACCCCGACGACAAGGTCCGGGCGCTGACCCGGCAGGCGTACGCCGACGGGTGGCGGGCGATGAAGATGAAGGTCGGCGGGCCGCCCGCCGACGACCTGCGGCGGGCGCGGATCATCCGGGAGGAGATCGGGCCGGACGCGCTGCTGATGATGGACGCCAACCAGGTCTGGGACGTCGACGAGGCGATCACCAACATGGCCGCGCTGGCGGAGGTGGACCCGTACTGGATCGAGGAGCCGACGCACGCCGACGACATCCTCGGGCACGCCCGGATCGCGCGGGCGGTGACCGGGCTGACCGACGGCCGGTGCCGGGTCGCCACCGGTGAGGTGGCCGCCAACCGGGTCATCTTCAAGCAGCTGCTCCAGGCCGAGGCGATCGGCGTGATGCAGATCGACGCCTGCCGGGTCGGCGGCGTCAACGAGGTCCTCGCCGAGATCCTGATGGCGGCGAAGTTCGGGGTGCCGATCTGTCCGCACTCCGGCGGCGTGGGCCTGTGCGAGTACGTCCAGCACCTGGCCGTCTTCGACTACCTGCGGGTGGGCACCAGCCTCGACGGCCGGATGGTGGAGTACGTCGACCACCTGCACGAGCACTTCGTCGACCCGGTGCGCACCCGCGAGGGGCGCTACCTGCTGCCGCAGGCGCCCGGCTACAGCTCCACCATGAAGCCGGAGTCGATCGCCGAGTTCCGCTTCCCGGACGGGCCGGTGTGGCGGTGA
- a CDS encoding LacI family DNA-binding transcriptional regulator: MPATIRDVARASGVHISTVSRTFSAPHLVNPETRGRVLACAEELGYRPNRAARALITGRTHNIGLIIADIANPFFPPLIKAAESQARQRDYHVFVADTNEDPIAEEELVHALAKQVDGVLLCSPRMSNSMIEQLSREVPLVVINRQVAGLPCVTMDVGQGARSAIEHLLGLGHRRIALLSGPRGSWTSREIRRAAGVAARAGGAEFTVLGPNQPTETGGAALAEMVRRSEATAVLAYNDLMAIGLIEGLDAVGMRVPQDVSVVGIDDIALSRLTRPKLTTVATPNAAAGRTAVDMLLQHDTVAARGSRGGRGVTSDDRRTTAQVMLQTELVIRDSTAAAPADGRNRPDAELVVPGPHRLAGPGRPTAATGGVVAS, encoded by the coding sequence GTGCCAGCCACCATCCGAGACGTCGCCCGGGCCTCCGGCGTGCACATCTCCACGGTCTCCCGCACGTTCTCGGCCCCGCACCTGGTCAACCCGGAGACCCGGGGCCGGGTGCTGGCCTGCGCCGAGGAGCTCGGCTACCGGCCCAACCGCGCCGCCCGCGCCCTGATCACCGGCCGTACGCACAACATCGGCCTGATCATCGCGGACATCGCCAACCCGTTCTTCCCGCCGCTGATCAAGGCGGCGGAGAGCCAGGCCCGGCAGCGCGACTACCACGTGTTCGTGGCCGACACCAACGAGGACCCGATCGCCGAGGAGGAGCTGGTCCACGCGCTCGCCAAGCAGGTGGACGGGGTGCTGCTGTGCAGCCCGCGGATGAGCAACAGCATGATCGAGCAGCTCAGCCGCGAAGTGCCGCTGGTGGTGATAAACCGGCAGGTCGCGGGTCTGCCGTGCGTGACCATGGACGTCGGGCAGGGCGCCCGGTCGGCCATCGAGCACCTGCTCGGCCTCGGTCACCGACGGATCGCGCTGCTCAGCGGGCCGCGCGGCTCGTGGACCAGCCGGGAGATCCGCCGGGCGGCCGGCGTCGCGGCGCGGGCCGGCGGCGCCGAGTTCACCGTGCTCGGGCCCAACCAGCCCACCGAGACCGGCGGCGCGGCCCTCGCCGAGATGGTCCGCCGCAGCGAGGCCACGGCGGTCCTCGCCTACAACGACCTGATGGCGATCGGCCTGATCGAAGGGCTCGACGCCGTCGGGATGCGCGTCCCGCAGGACGTGAGCGTCGTCGGCATCGACGACATTGCCCTGAGCCGGCTCACCCGGCCCAAGTTGACGACGGTGGCCACGCCCAACGCGGCCGCCGGCCGGACGGCCGTCGACATGCTCCTGCAACACGACACCGTCGCCGCCCGTGGCTCACGCGGCGGTCGGGGTGTCACGAGCGACGACCGTCGTACCACCGCACAGGTAATGCTCCAGACCGAACTGGTCATCCGCGACTCGACCGCCGCCGCGCCGGCGGACGGTCGGAACCGTCCCGACGCCGAGTTGGTCGTCCCGGGCCCGCATCGCCTTGCGGGCCCGGGTCGCCCGACCGCGGCCACCGGTGGCGTCGTCGCCTCCTAA
- a CDS encoding carbohydrate ABC transporter permease, with the protein MALTTAPDPTRRRTGSVPTPAGRRGAGRARYGNGLAGYVFLSPWLLGLLAVTAIPMLLSLYLSFTNYDILTPFSEVEWVGLANYERMFTADPSYWHSVRVTLTFALIAVPLKLAAALGVALLLNRAWRGVGLFRGLFYLPSLLGGSVALAIVWVNMFNREGAFNSLLGVFGIEGKPWVNDPDWALETLMVLAIWQFGAPMVIFLAGLKQVPTELYEAASVDGAGKWRQFVAVTLPMLSPVIFFNLVLETINGFQGFTAAFVLSNGTGGPVDSTLMYTLNLYITGFTNLEMGYASAMAWVFLLAIAIITAIFFSTGRFWVHYSDGEDR; encoded by the coding sequence GTGGCTCTGACCACGGCGCCCGACCCGACCCGACGACGTACCGGATCCGTCCCGACCCCCGCCGGCAGGCGCGGGGCCGGGCGGGCCCGGTACGGGAACGGTCTGGCCGGCTACGTCTTCCTGTCGCCCTGGCTGCTCGGCCTGCTGGCCGTCACGGCGATACCCATGCTCCTGTCGCTCTACCTGAGCTTCACCAACTACGACATCCTCACCCCCTTCTCCGAGGTGGAGTGGGTCGGGCTCGCCAACTACGAGCGGATGTTCACCGCCGACCCGTCGTACTGGCACTCGGTGCGTGTGACGCTCACCTTCGCCCTGATCGCCGTGCCGCTGAAGCTGGCGGCCGCACTCGGGGTGGCCCTGCTGCTCAACCGCGCCTGGCGCGGCGTCGGGCTGTTCCGCGGCCTGTTCTACCTGCCGTCGTTGCTCGGCGGCAGTGTCGCGCTGGCCATCGTCTGGGTGAACATGTTCAACCGCGAGGGCGCGTTCAACTCGCTGCTGGGCGTCTTCGGCATCGAGGGCAAGCCGTGGGTCAACGACCCGGACTGGGCGCTGGAGACCCTGATGGTGCTCGCCATCTGGCAGTTCGGCGCGCCCATGGTGATCTTCCTGGCCGGCCTCAAGCAGGTGCCCACCGAGCTCTACGAGGCGGCCTCCGTCGACGGCGCCGGCAAGTGGCGGCAGTTCGTCGCCGTCACCCTGCCGATGCTCTCGCCGGTGATCTTCTTCAACCTGGTGCTGGAGACCATCAACGGCTTCCAGGGCTTCACCGCCGCGTTCGTGCTCAGCAACGGCACCGGCGGCCCGGTCGACTCCACCCTGATGTACACGCTGAACCTCTACATCACCGGCTTCACCAACCTGGAGATGGGCTACGCCTCCGCGATGGCCTGGGTCTTCCTGCTCGCCATCGCGATCATCACCGCGATCTTCTTCAGCACCGGGCGGTTCTGGGTGCACTACTCGGACGGGGAGGACCGGTGA
- a CDS encoding Gfo/Idh/MocA family protein codes for MSSSTGQRVRHALVGTGSRAEMFVRALVRDHADTAELVAFADVNQARMDAHNRWLGELGHPPVPTYRADELAAMLAKERVDVLVVTSVDDTHAAHIDTALRAGCDVITEKPMTVDAAGCRQILDAVADTGRQVRVAFNYRYNPLHEKLRELLAGGAVGEVGSVHFEWLLDVRHGADYFRRWHRDKAHSGGLMVHKAGHHFDLVNWWLDATPVEVYATGRLFFYGEAGRRHGYARDYDRAHGSPAAADDPFALRLDAHPKLRELYLDAEAEDGYQRDRNVFAPGVDIEDDMAVLARYSTGATMTYHLTAYAPYEGYRVMVNGSRGRLELEVVESDHVSPASAGALKGAALHGDEAAAEAGSATLTLRPFWAPPQVVPVTGHTRSGHGGADARMARVLIGGEPDPMGRAATARDGALALLTGLAANRSFTTGAPVRVADLLDLS; via the coding sequence ATGTCGTCCAGCACCGGTCAGCGGGTCCGACACGCCCTCGTGGGCACCGGGTCCCGGGCCGAGATGTTCGTCCGGGCGCTGGTGCGCGACCACGCCGACACCGCCGAACTCGTCGCGTTCGCCGACGTCAACCAGGCCCGCATGGACGCCCACAACCGGTGGCTCGGCGAGCTGGGGCACCCGCCGGTGCCGACGTACCGGGCCGACGAGCTGGCCGCCATGCTCGCCAAGGAGCGCGTCGACGTGCTGGTGGTCACCAGCGTGGACGACACCCACGCCGCGCACATCGACACGGCGCTGCGCGCCGGCTGCGACGTCATCACCGAGAAGCCGATGACCGTCGACGCCGCCGGCTGCCGGCAGATCCTCGACGCGGTCGCCGACACCGGCCGGCAGGTGCGGGTGGCGTTCAACTACCGCTACAACCCGCTGCACGAGAAGCTGCGCGAGCTGCTCGCCGGCGGCGCCGTCGGCGAGGTGGGCTCGGTGCACTTCGAGTGGCTGCTCGACGTGCGGCACGGCGCCGACTACTTCCGCCGCTGGCACCGCGACAAGGCGCACTCCGGCGGGCTGATGGTGCACAAGGCCGGGCACCACTTCGACCTGGTCAACTGGTGGCTGGACGCCACCCCCGTCGAGGTGTACGCCACCGGCCGGCTCTTCTTCTACGGCGAGGCCGGCCGCCGGCACGGCTACGCCCGCGACTACGACCGGGCGCACGGCTCCCCCGCCGCCGCCGACGACCCGTTCGCGCTGCGGCTCGACGCGCACCCGAAACTGCGCGAGCTCTACCTCGACGCCGAGGCCGAGGACGGCTACCAGCGCGACCGCAACGTCTTCGCCCCGGGCGTGGACATCGAGGACGACATGGCGGTGCTGGCCCGCTACTCCACCGGCGCGACGATGACCTACCACCTCACCGCGTACGCCCCCTACGAGGGCTACCGGGTGATGGTCAACGGCAGCCGGGGCCGGCTGGAGCTGGAGGTCGTGGAGAGCGACCACGTCAGCCCGGCGTCCGCCGGTGCGCTGAAGGGCGCGGCGCTGCACGGCGACGAGGCGGCCGCCGAGGCCGGCTCCGCCACGCTGACCCTGCGGCCGTTCTGGGCGCCGCCGCAGGTCGTACCCGTGACCGGGCACACCCGCTCCGGGCACGGCGGCGCCGACGCCCGGATGGCCCGGGTCCTCATCGGCGGCGAACCGGACCCGATGGGGCGGGCGGCGACCGCCCGCGACGGCGCCCTCGCCCTGCTCACCGGGCTGGCCGCGAACCGGTCCTTCACCACCGGCGCCCCGGTCCGGGTCGCCGACCTGCTCGACCTCTCCTGA
- a CDS encoding PmoA family protein: MTENDRQLSVDDVPVARYVVDPAIDPRHGPRPYLHPVRTFGGTVVTDAFPADHVWHLGASLAVQDVDGTNLWGGRTYVRDTGYTWRDDHGRIAHTRWETRDPQRLAHRLEWRDRDAAVLLTERRELAAQRVGERAWALDVGYTLTAPADRDVTLGSPATNGRPGGAGYGGFFWRAASATPARVYTATAEGEDAVNGSAAPWLAFAGTGPDGAAYTLVLAGLAEGDRWFVRTAMYPGVCVAFAFDRPRVITAGTSRTGRHRVVVADGALDQASVAALAADGAV, translated from the coding sequence GTGACCGAGAACGATCGGCAGCTCAGCGTCGACGACGTGCCGGTGGCCCGGTACGTCGTCGATCCGGCGATCGACCCCCGGCACGGCCCCCGCCCGTACCTGCACCCGGTGCGGACCTTCGGCGGGACGGTGGTCACCGACGCGTTCCCGGCCGACCACGTCTGGCATCTCGGCGCGTCCCTGGCTGTGCAGGACGTCGACGGCACCAACCTCTGGGGCGGGCGCACCTACGTGCGCGACACCGGCTACACGTGGCGCGACGACCACGGCCGGATCGCGCACACCCGCTGGGAGACCCGCGACCCGCAACGGCTGGCGCACCGGTTGGAGTGGCGCGACCGGGACGCGGCGGTGCTGCTCACCGAGCGGCGGGAGCTGGCCGCGCAGCGGGTCGGCGAGCGGGCCTGGGCCCTCGACGTCGGGTACACACTGACCGCCCCCGCCGACCGGGACGTCACCCTGGGCAGCCCGGCGACCAACGGACGCCCGGGCGGCGCCGGCTACGGCGGCTTCTTCTGGCGGGCGGCCAGCGCGACACCCGCGCGGGTGTACACGGCCACCGCCGAGGGGGAGGACGCGGTCAACGGCAGCGCCGCGCCGTGGCTGGCCTTCGCCGGCACCGGACCGGACGGGGCCGCGTACACGCTCGTGCTGGCGGGGCTCGCGGAGGGCGACCGCTGGTTCGTCCGTACCGCGATGTACCCGGGGGTCTGCGTGGCGTTCGCCTTCGACCGGCCCAGGGTGATCACCGCGGGTACGAGTCGCACCGGGCGGCACCGGGTCGTCGTCGCCGACGGCGCGCTGGACCAGGCCTCGGTCGCCGCCCTGGCCGCCGACGGGGCGGTGTGA
- a CDS encoding mannitol dehydrogenase family protein, translating to MAVSVGAARLGLGTLRRLPTDSRPLLRPGSVPAGIVHLGLGAFHRAHQAVYTEEAMAQAGGDWGIVGVAPRNPDVVTTLAAQDNLFSVTSTSAEGCHTRVVGALAGTRHAAGDPAAVVALLADPAIRVVTLTVTEKAYQLDPVTGRLRPDPEVAADLRTDRLPVTVPGLLLRGLLARAAAQGPPLALVSCDNLPANGRRLRGLVEQSVAYAGVPEPLAGWVRECVSFPGTMVDRIVPASTAQTLADAERALGVADLAAVVAEPYRQWVIEDDFPGGRPAWERAGAVLTADAGPWERLKLRALNGVHSAAAYLGALAGRETIADALTLPHLTTVLRHLVAEDVAASFDPPEGVSVVAYGEEVLTRFANPAIHHRTLQVAMDGSQKLPQRILHTIADLRAGGRSAHWATLVVAAWLRFAQGHADDGSLLPLADPLAEEIRAALATGARTPAGAVDAVFALREVFPAEVAEDDDVRAEVTGWLTALQRHGVAATLAGAR from the coding sequence GTGGCGGTGAGCGTCGGCGCCGCCCGGCTCGGTCTCGGGACGCTGCGCCGGCTGCCGACGGACAGCCGCCCGCTGCTGCGCCCGGGCAGCGTGCCGGCGGGGATCGTCCACCTCGGGCTGGGCGCCTTCCACCGCGCCCACCAGGCCGTGTACACCGAGGAGGCCATGGCGCAAGCCGGGGGCGACTGGGGCATCGTCGGCGTGGCGCCACGCAACCCCGACGTGGTGACGACGCTGGCCGCGCAGGACAACCTGTTCAGCGTCACCAGCACCAGCGCCGAGGGGTGCCACACCCGCGTCGTCGGCGCGCTGGCCGGGACGCGGCACGCCGCGGGTGACCCCGCCGCCGTGGTGGCGCTGCTGGCCGACCCGGCGATCCGGGTGGTCACCCTCACCGTGACGGAGAAGGCGTACCAGCTCGACCCGGTGACCGGTCGGCTGCGGCCGGACCCGGAGGTCGCCGCCGACCTGCGCACCGACCGGTTGCCGGTCACCGTCCCGGGCCTGCTGCTGCGCGGGCTGCTCGCCCGGGCCGCCGCGCAGGGCCCGCCGCTGGCCCTGGTCAGCTGCGACAACCTGCCCGCGAACGGCCGCCGGCTGCGCGGCCTGGTCGAGCAGTCGGTGGCGTACGCGGGCGTGCCGGAGCCGCTGGCCGGCTGGGTGCGGGAGTGCGTCAGCTTCCCCGGCACCATGGTCGACCGGATCGTGCCGGCCAGCACGGCGCAGACCCTCGCCGACGCCGAGCGGGCCCTGGGGGTGGCCGACCTGGCGGCGGTGGTCGCCGAGCCGTACCGGCAGTGGGTGATCGAGGACGACTTCCCGGGCGGCCGACCGGCCTGGGAGCGGGCCGGCGCGGTGCTCACCGCCGACGCCGGGCCCTGGGAGCGGCTGAAGCTGCGCGCCCTCAACGGCGTGCACTCGGCCGCCGCCTACCTGGGCGCGCTGGCCGGCCGGGAGACCATCGCCGACGCGCTGACCCTGCCGCACCTGACCACGGTGCTGCGTCACCTGGTCGCCGAGGACGTGGCGGCCAGCTTCGACCCGCCCGAGGGCGTCTCGGTCGTCGCGTACGGCGAGGAGGTGCTCACCCGCTTCGCCAACCCGGCGATCCACCACCGCACCCTCCAGGTGGCCATGGACGGCTCGCAGAAGCTGCCGCAGCGGATCCTGCACACCATCGCCGACCTGCGGGCCGGGGGGCGGTCGGCGCACTGGGCCACGCTGGTGGTGGCCGCCTGGCTGCGCTTCGCGCAGGGCCACGCCGACGACGGCAGCCTCCTGCCGCTGGCCGATCCGCTCGCCGAGGAGATCCGCGCGGCGCTCGCCACCGGAGCGCGTACCCCGGCGGGGGCCGTGGACGCGGTGTTCGCGCTGCGCGAGGTCTTCCCCGCCGAGGTGGCCGAGGACGACGACGTACGCGCCGAGGTGACCGGGTGGCTGACCGCCCTGCAACGGCACGGGGTGGCCGCGACGCTGGCGGGCGCCCGGTGA
- a CDS encoding ABC transporter substrate-binding protein → MHPATPPTTGTQAVPVHRTPVRRRRLIRGMLAAVVALPLVLGAAGCGGDEEASTDPNAPVKLSVFWWGGEARAKLTEEALALYTKKHPNVTFEKTWQANQGYFDKLATLTAGGNPPDLFQIDDNYLAEYASRSTTLDLTSYKDSGDLDVSKFPKSLWQYGVVDGKLAGVAAGENTQGLVYNRTLLTKNGLPEPTTGMTWEEHIAWAEQVAKKTKVPGTQDPSADYKAFWVWLRQQGKDLYKGKELGFTAEDVTKWFDLWKGARDRGATPTPDVIHEGNATDITKQLVVTGKAGTSWVWVNQMPELKKNTKDELGVIAYPGDPSAQWARASMYWSVFKGSKHKDVAVDVINFLANDPEAVKILGTDRGLPSNLDLRRVVSDDVTDPAMKQSIQVESDLAQKFGEAPQVPLKGHSKVRSELIKAAENAQYGRISSAQAAEQFIAACKSAIA, encoded by the coding sequence ATGCACCCCGCAACGCCCCCCACCACTGGCACGCAGGCCGTGCCCGTTCACCGTACCCCCGTCCGCCGACGGCGGTTGATCCGCGGCATGCTCGCCGCGGTCGTCGCCCTGCCCCTGGTCCTCGGTGCCGCCGGCTGCGGCGGCGACGAGGAGGCCAGCACCGACCCGAACGCCCCGGTCAAGCTCTCGGTCTTCTGGTGGGGCGGTGAGGCCCGGGCGAAGCTGACCGAGGAGGCCCTCGCCCTCTACACCAAGAAGCACCCGAACGTCACCTTCGAGAAGACCTGGCAGGCCAACCAGGGCTACTTCGACAAGCTGGCCACGCTCACCGCCGGCGGCAACCCGCCGGACCTCTTCCAGATCGACGACAACTACCTGGCCGAGTACGCCTCGCGCAGCACCACCCTCGACCTGACGTCCTACAAGGACTCCGGCGACCTCGACGTGTCGAAGTTCCCCAAGAGCCTCTGGCAGTACGGCGTGGTCGACGGCAAGCTCGCCGGCGTGGCCGCGGGGGAGAACACCCAGGGCCTGGTCTACAACAGGACGCTGCTGACCAAGAACGGCCTGCCCGAGCCGACCACCGGGATGACCTGGGAGGAGCACATCGCCTGGGCCGAGCAGGTGGCGAAGAAGACCAAGGTGCCCGGCACCCAGGACCCGAGCGCCGACTACAAGGCGTTCTGGGTGTGGCTGCGCCAGCAGGGCAAGGACCTCTACAAGGGCAAGGAACTCGGCTTCACCGCCGAGGACGTGACGAAGTGGTTCGACCTGTGGAAGGGGGCCCGGGACCGGGGCGCCACCCCGACCCCCGACGTCATCCACGAGGGCAACGCCACCGACATCACCAAGCAGCTCGTGGTCACCGGCAAGGCCGGCACCAGCTGGGTCTGGGTCAACCAGATGCCGGAGCTGAAGAAGAACACCAAGGACGAGCTGGGCGTCATCGCCTACCCCGGCGACCCGAGCGCCCAGTGGGCCCGCGCCTCCATGTACTGGTCCGTGTTCAAGGGCAGCAAGCACAAGGACGTCGCGGTCGACGTGATCAACTTCCTGGCCAACGACCCCGAGGCGGTCAAGATCCTCGGCACCGACCGGGGCCTGCCGTCGAACCTGGACCTGCGCCGTGTGGTCAGCGACGACGTCACCGACCCGGCGATGAAGCAGTCGATCCAGGTCGAGTCCGACCTGGCCCAGAAGTTCGGCGAGGCGCCGCAGGTCCCGCTCAAGGGGCACAGCAAGGTCCGCTCCGAGCTGATCAAGGCCGCCGAGAACGCCCAGTACGGCCGGATCAGCTCCGCCCAGGCGGCGGAGCAGTTCATCGCCGCCTGCAAGTCCGCCATCGCCTGA
- the uxaC gene encoding glucuronate isomerase → MPTTDLLFPADPAQRAVARRLYALAAPQPIISPHGHVDPAILAEDRPFPDPARLLIVPDHYLTRMLLSQGVPPADLGVPTVDGSPTEPDGRTIWRRFAAHWHLFRGTPSRLWLEQTFRDVFGVHTPLSPATADAVYDELAARLAEPEFRPRALFERFGIEVLATTESPLDDLGQHAKLAADGWGGPGGRVISTFRPDNVADMEFDGWADNVARLGEITGEDTGTYAGYLAALRQRRAAFIAAGATCTDHGHPTARTLALGADEAARLYDKGLRGVADAADAETFRAHMLLEFARMSLDDGLVMQLHPGAVRNHNRWLYARHGRDVGGDLPQATEYLHALTPLLDAYGNDPRLRVVLYTLDEYTFSRELAPLAGGYAALYLGAPWWFLDSPEVLRRFRESVTESAGFYNTAGFVDDTRAFCSIPVRHDVARRVDAAYLARLVTEHRLGEDEAAETIVDLAYRLPKKVFKIGENVL, encoded by the coding sequence GTGCCCACGACCGACCTGCTCTTCCCCGCCGACCCCGCGCAGCGCGCGGTGGCCCGTCGGCTGTACGCGCTGGCCGCGCCCCAGCCGATCATCTCCCCGCACGGGCACGTCGACCCGGCGATCCTGGCCGAGGACCGCCCCTTCCCGGACCCGGCGCGGCTGCTCATCGTGCCCGACCACTACCTCACCCGGATGCTGCTCAGCCAGGGCGTCCCCCCGGCCGACCTGGGCGTGCCCACCGTCGACGGCAGCCCCACGGAGCCCGACGGGCGCACCATCTGGCGACGCTTCGCCGCGCACTGGCACCTGTTCCGGGGCACCCCCTCCCGGCTCTGGCTGGAGCAGACCTTCCGCGACGTGTTCGGGGTGCACACCCCGCTCTCCCCGGCCACCGCCGACGCCGTCTACGACGAGCTCGCGGCCCGGCTCGCCGAGCCGGAGTTCCGGCCCCGGGCGCTGTTCGAGCGGTTCGGCATCGAGGTGCTCGCCACCACCGAGTCGCCGCTGGACGACCTCGGGCAGCACGCCAAGCTCGCCGCCGACGGCTGGGGCGGGCCGGGCGGCCGGGTGATCAGCACGTTCCGGCCGGACAACGTGGCCGACATGGAGTTCGACGGCTGGGCGGACAACGTCGCGCGGCTCGGCGAGATCACCGGCGAGGACACCGGCACGTACGCCGGCTACCTGGCGGCGCTGCGCCAGCGGCGGGCGGCCTTCATCGCGGCCGGCGCCACCTGCACCGACCACGGCCACCCGACCGCGCGCACGCTGGCACTGGGCGCGGACGAGGCGGCGCGACTCTACGACAAGGGCCTGCGCGGGGTAGCCGACGCGGCCGACGCGGAGACGTTCCGGGCGCACATGCTGCTGGAGTTCGCCCGGATGTCGCTGGACGACGGCCTCGTCATGCAGCTGCACCCCGGCGCGGTGCGCAACCACAACCGCTGGCTGTACGCGCGGCACGGCCGCGACGTCGGCGGCGACCTGCCGCAGGCCACCGAGTACCTGCACGCGCTGACCCCGCTGCTGGACGCGTACGGCAACGACCCGCGGCTGCGGGTGGTGCTCTACACCCTCGACGAGTACACCTTCAGCCGGGAACTCGCGCCGCTGGCGGGCGGGTACGCCGCCCTGTACCTCGGTGCGCCGTGGTGGTTCCTGGACTCGCCGGAGGTGCTGCGTCGCTTCCGCGAGTCGGTCACCGAGTCCGCGGGCTTCTACAACACCGCCGGGTTCGTCGACGACACCCGCGCGTTCTGCTCCATCCCGGTACGCCACGACGTGGCCCGTCGCGTCGACGCCGCCTACCTGGCCCGGCTGGTCACCGAGCACCGCCTCGGCGAGGACGAGGCCGCCGAGACCATCGTCGACCTGGCGTACCGGCTCCCGAAGAAGGTCTTCAAGATCGGAGAGAATGTCCTGTGA